The sequence below is a genomic window from Sulfitobacter sp. DSM 110093.
CCGTGTTGAATGTATCGCCCGCAAAATTGCGCCGATATGTACCCTCACCGATCGGAGCCATTTCGATCATTGCTTCGCCGATGGCGAAGGTCTTAGCGGTGTTGAATTTCAGCATATTCAGTTTTTTAGCCCGAGATCACTTAATCGCTGGCGATACCTTTTCTCTGTTGGGCGGCAGCCGCGCGCCGGCATGGTTTCTTTTATCGGTTATTTCTCTTTGCGATCCTGCGAAGGGTTGGCACCAACAAGAGAGCGAGACTCATCAATGTTGCGATCGCTAGAAAAGCGCTGATCGGGCGGGTGAGAAAAGGCTCAAGTGACCCCTCTGATAAATTAAGGCCCCGGCGCAGGCTTTTGTCCAAAAGGTCACCCAGCACCAAGCCTAAGACAAGCGGCGCCATTGGGTAATCCATCTGCTTTAGGATAAAACCGAGAACGCCAAAGCCAAGCATCGTCCAGACATCAAAAGGACGTGCTGCGATCGCAAAAGCGCCGACTGTGCAAAGCACGAAAATGACCGGCAAAAGCCTTTCGCGTGGGATACGCAGGACGGCCAGTAAAGGTGTCGTAAGCATGACGCCTGCGACGGTCATAACACAGGCGGCCAGTGTGATCGCGGCGACGATGCCATAGACCATATCCGCGCTGGTGAACATAATCATTGGTCCCGGCTGAACGCCATGTATGACAAGAGCGGCCAAAAGAACGGCGGATGGGGCCGAGCCGGGAATGGCCAATGTCAGCACCGGAATGATTGCGCCTGGCACAGCGGCGGAGTTTCCGGTCTCTGCTGCGATCAATCCTTCGGTTGATCCGCGGCCGAACATTTCTTTTGTCCGGCTAAACCGCTTTGCGATGGCGTAAGAGACCCAAGCACCGATGTCTTCTCCGACTCCGGGGATAAGACCCATCAGCGTGCCAGCTATCCCGGAACGCCCGATGGTCCCTGCATTTTGCGCAACTTCGCGCGCTTTGGGCAGCAGACGGCCTTTGTTTTCCGAAATTTTCGGCTTTTGATTGTTCGAGATGCTCGAAAGAATTTCAACCAGACCAAACGCGCCGACCATCGCGGGAATTAAGCTAATCCCGCCGGTCAAATCCTGAATTCCGAAAGAAAACCGAGCGTATGCAAACACCTGTTCTTGGCCGGCCATGGCAAAAAGCAAACCCAGAAAACCTGCAATCCACCCTTTCAGCGGGTCATTAAGTGCCGTCAGGCGACCCGAAATTACAACGCCGAAAAGCGCCAGCCAAAAATACTCGTACGTCCCAAACTTAAGGGCGTAAGTCGCCAGAATAGGGGCCGTAAAAAGGAGCAGAACGACGCCAACCATAGTGCCGAAAAAAGAGCCGATGGTCGCAAGACCAAGCGCTTCGCGCGCGCGGGACTGCCGGGCGAGCGGATAGCCATCGAGCGACGTCGCAGCGCTTGCAGGTGTGCCGGGCATGTTCAGTATGATTGCCGTGCGGCTGCCACCATAGATCGCGCCGACATAAAGGCCGAGCAACGCGGTAATCGCCTGAAAGCTTTCCATCTGAAATGTCAGCGTCGTTAAAAGCGCCAGCCCCATGGTGGCCGTTAGACCGGGCAACATCCCGATGATGATACCAAGCACCGTGGCCCAAAGGGTGATAAGCAGGTATTCAGGCGAAAGTGCTGTTGCAAAAGCGTTGAGTATGGCTGGGGTATTTAGCATTTAAGGCAGCCTCACCAGAAATAGGTTCTGGAAGACGTAGTAACTTCCAAAGCTTGTGACGAGCGCGAGCAGTGCAGCGGCGATTAGGGTTGATATCGCCCGGTGGGTGCTGCCTTCGGATTTCAATATAACTTCAAAGGTGCAGACAAAGGCGAAGACGAACAGAAAAGTGGCCAGAACGAAGTGGACATTGCCAAACAGAACGGCGCCGTAGACCAGCGTCAATGCAAGTGCAGCAAACGCGCGGTTGCGGTTAGAAGCGGTACCGATCACTGTATTCCAATATGAGCGTTCGGCCCCATCCTCGCGTTTCGTGCGTAGGGCTAAAATCAAACCGCAAATGCCTAAAGCTATACCAATAAGGCCTGGTGTCAGTCCGGGTGCAAGGTATGGCGACGCGCCCTGCGCCTCGAACCGCGGCATAACCCAAGACCCCGCGACGACAGCGAGGCCAAGTGCTACAAAGAAAATTCCGGTTAGTCTGTCGAGTGCGTGATTGTTCATGCCTACCTCCTGTCTTGGTCGCCCCAAATACAGGGACGACCGGTCTTTTCTGCCGGCTTAAGGGCGCGGAATGCCGAGATCTTCAGGGCTTGTGGCCGAATTTCCCGCATCGTGAAGCATCCAGGCATTGATCTGGATCGACGGCCAAACCTTTTCTTGGGCCTCATTACCTGCGTGCACCGTCAGCAACGAACCGCGTCCTTCGGTGTATTCGGTCAATGCAGCTGACTCCGCCAAACCGGCCCAGGCCTTTTCCATTCTGGAAGACACTTCTTCTGGAACATCACCCGGAACGAAGACACCGAAGTAGATCGGCGCAACCGGCACATCTGGCAACGCCGCTAAAACCGACGGGATGTTACCAACTCCTGGCACGTCAGCATCCGTATCCGATAGAATTGCAATCGGTTTCAGCTGACCCGCGCGTAGCATGTCAATTTGTTCAGAAATCAACTGCGTCGTTGCATCGGTTTCGCCAGAAACCGTGGACAAAACCGCAGCAGAGCCACCATCATAGCTTGCATGGATATAAGACCCGTCAACAGCACCCGAGAGGGCTTCAATCGCCGAGTGACCGGCTGAATTGACACCGGATGTCCCGACCTTGATCCCGCCTGCTTTCAGCGCGGCAACGAAGTCGTCCAGGTTATCGATGTCAGAATTGGCAGGCACTGAAATGACGCTTGCGAGCGCGGAATTAAGATACAGATCCCAGTCCTTGATCGAAGTATCCATCATTCCTGTTACGCCATAGGTCCCTAGGTCTTTGGCGGCACCCGCAGTCCAGGTGTAGCCGTCATGAGGCGCATCCCATGCGGCCTGACTCCCCAGCGAACCTGATGCGCCGGGTTGATTGACGACAACCACGCTTTGGCCAAGCGCGTCACCAAGCTCGGCCGCAACCACGCGTGTGACCTGATCGGTCGCACCGCCTGCGCCCCAAGGCACGATCAACTGGATAGGCTTTTCGGGCCATTCGGCCAATGCAGGTCCGGCAAGAAAAGCTGCCGCGACGGCACCCGTAAGAGTTCGTTTATATCCCATTCTTTCCTCCTTAAGTTGGGTTTTCAGATATTGCCGCTTAAGCCTCCCAACTTGTGGGCAATTGCTTGTGCTTCGATCGCCAGCCGCATGACCGTTACGGTTCTGTGCTGCGGACAGGACGTTTCGGTTCGGTGTTCAATGTCGTACACCAAGTTCGCAAAGTAGGGCGTGCCGGCGCGGCTTGCGCCAATGCGCTCGCATGTGGTGCCATTGACAAGAAACACGTGGTCGGTGCCGGGCTGGCCAGCGATATCCATGTATTTGCGGACCTCAATGAAACCTTCGGTTCCGGTAAGGATCAACCGCCCGTCGCCCCAGTTGGGCGCGGCATCCGGCGTGAACCAGTCAAGGCGCACATAACCTTGAACATCGCCTGCGCTCAGGTTCATCTCGCCGAAATCTTGAAACGCCGGGTGGTCTGGCGTGGCCATGTTGCCGACAGTCGCGCGCGTCACCTCGCAGGTGTCGGCGCGGGCAAAATGCAGAAACTGGTCGATCTGATGGGTGCCAATGTCACCCAAAAGACCCCCGTATTCCGACGGCTCCCAAAACCAATCCGGCCGCGTCTGTGCATTCAACCGGTGCGGGCCCTGTGACAGGACATGAACCAGCTTGCCGATCCGCCCTTCGCCTAATAGCTGATCGGCCAGGGTGGTGGCGGGCACCTCGAAACGTTCAGAGAAATTGACAGACCAGATGCGGCCCGTCTGTTCGATGGTCGCTTCGATCTGAGACAGCTCGTCGAGCGTAAGACAGCCGGGTTTGTCCAGCATCACGTCCTTGCCGTGCTGCATGGCGGCAAGAGACAAACGCGCGCGTTCAGCGGGCGGCGCGGCGATCAGCACCAAATCAATGCTTTTGTCATTCAAAATGGTGTCGAGGTCTGCGGCACGCGGGACATTCGGAAAGCGTTTTATGAACCCTGCGATTGGCTGCGGGTTGCCGTCGGTCCAAAAGCCGGCAAAATCGCAACCGGCATCAATCATGCCCTGCGACATGCCATAGATGTGCCGGTGATCCAGGCCAAGTGCGGCGAAGCGGATGCTCATGCCTCGACCTCGACCTGCGCAACAGAACCACTGCGGGCCGAGCGTTCAATAGCGTAAATCAGACGGTGCACGTGAAGCGCCTCGCGGCCAGTGATGCGAGGGGGGCGCCCTTGTCGTAGCGCCTCTGCGAAATCGGCAATCAAATCACGGTGCCAGTCGCACGGGAAATCCATCGGATCACTGCCGCCGCCCGTTCCGGTGACTTCGCCGACCGTTTCGGTGCGCCCATCACGCCAGTGAACGACAAGCTCTCCGGCGGTTAATTGTAACGAGGCATGTTCACAATCAAGTATCAATGTCTCGGCATCGCCCGGAAACGCCGATGTCGTCGCCACCACCGAGCCGATTGCGCCGCTTTCAAACCGCAACCCGGCCGTGGCGAAATCTTCGGCCTCCATCCGGTGCAGATCAGTTGTGGCCGTCATTGCCGAAACTTCGCTTACCGGTCCGGTCAGGCTTAGCATAAGATCCAGCACATGGATCGCTTGGGTCAGCAGCACACCGCCGCCGTCCACATCATAACGCCCTCGTCCGGGTTGGTCATAATAGGTCTGATCGCGCCACCACGGCAGCGTGACGCGCACCATGTTCACGCGCCCGGCCTTGCCGCTTGCGATCAGGGCGCTTAATGCTTCTGCGCCCGCGCGGAACCGGTGTTGCAGAACCAATCCGAGCGGCACGCCAGCCGTTTCGCAAAGCTCCACGATCTTGGTTGCGCGGGCCAGATCCCGCTCGACCGGTTTTTCCGTCAGAATCGCCTTTCCCGCCTGCGCCAAGGCCGCGACACTTTCGGTCCTGCCGTTGGGGGGCGTGATCAAGATCGCGCCATCCGCATCGCTTGCGGCGATGTCTGCAAGGCTGTCGAAAGCGGGCCATCCCGAAGCCTGAGAAACCTGCGCGCGTCGCTCGGGCGAGCGGGCATAAACGCCGAGAACTTCAACGCCGGGTGCCAGTTGCTTTAATGCGGCAAGGTGCGGCTTTGAAGCCATGCCGAGCCCAATGACGACAAGTTTAATAGGGGGGTTAGACATGGGCATCCTCTTTCGTTGTAGCCATCAAACCGTGTTGCGTAATTGCCAGAAGATAAGCGGCCGTCTTCGCGCGAAAGTCCGGATCGGCAGCAAGCGCGGCCGGTAGCAGATCAGGCAACGCAAAAAGGGCATCAACCCGGTCTTTTGGATGACTGGGAAGGGCTGCCAATTCGGCTTCGCGTGGGTCCCGAAGTGCGTAGGCATCACCCGCATCGGTGCGACCGCCAAGGTAGTGCAACCAACATGCTGTCGCAAAAGAGAAAGGCGTGACGTCCTGTCCCCGTCGCACCGCATCCTGAGCCGGCGCAAACATGCGCTGCGGCATTTTTTGGCTTCCGTCCATCGCGATTTGATACGTCTTGTGCGCAATGTGGGGATTGCGAAAACGGGTCAGCAATTGATCACGGTAAGCGCTTGGATTTAGGCCCGTGCCGGGATCAAGCGTGGCTGCGGCCGCATCCATGTGACGGGCGACAAGCGCAGCAAGGGCAGGATCGGCCATAACATCGCGAACATATACCTTTCCTGTCAGATGGCCGCAGTAGGCCAACATCGAATGGGCACCGTTCAGCATACGCAGCTTCATCTGCTCGTAAGGTGCGACATCTGGCACCAGTTCCGCACCCGCATGTTCCCAATCCGGGCGACCAGCGGCAAAATTATCTTCAATCACCCACTGGCTGAACGCTTCTGTTTCGACGGGAATTTCGTCAGCCCACCCCGCTTGCTCGGCCACTTCGGCGCGCAATTCAGCCGTGGTGGCGGGTGTGATACGGTCCACCATCGTAGACGGGAAACGCACATGCGCGGCGATCCAGTCCGCAAGGTCGGACGGTGCGGCACCTGTCACCGCTTTTTGCAACACCGCACCGTTGTCAGTAAGGTTGTCGCAAGACAAAAGTGTGACCCCGGGCCGCCCTGCGTCTTTGCGCATTTGCAAAGCTTGGACCAACAACGTGATGGCACTGCTGGCATCGAAAGGGGGGGCATACCCTTTTTCTGTGATGGTCAGGCTGATGATCCGTGTGTCAGCTTGCGTCAGCGCATCTAGGACGGGTCCGCGCCCATTTGCGATAGCGAGCGCTTTGGACATGGCGGTGACTTGGCGATATTCAATGCCATCCGTCCCGCGTGTCACCAGCGTGTAGCGTCCATTCTGTTTGATCAGGGCGTCGGCGAAATCCGCGCTTCTTAGGCTTACGCCTGTGATTTGCCATCCATCCGCGGCATCTTCGGTATAAATCGCCTGATGGGCACGGTGAAACGCGCCGGGGCCGATGTGAACGATACGTGTCATTGTAAATCCCCCCCAAGGGCGGCGATGACGCCCCTTAACTCGGCCAATCCGCGCAGGCGCCCGACCAGCGGATAGCCTGGCTGTTGCTTGCGGTGCATATCGATTGCCATGGCATGGCCGTGATCGGGGCGCATGGGAATCGACCAGTCGCTCCGCTCCGCCCCCTTGCGCTGCTTTTCTTCGGCAATGACGGCCTGCAACAGCGCAACCATGTCCGTACTGCCTTCCAGATGTGCCGCCTCGTGGAACGATCCGGGAAAACGTGTTTCTTCGCGGGTGACATTGCGTAAATGCAAAAAGTGCACCTTGTCGCCCAAACGTTCCATCATCCCCGGCAAATCGACATCCGGGTTCACACCAAGCGAGCCAGAACATAGCGTAATACCGTTGGAAGGACTATCCACCGCGCCGGTGAGGCGCAGATAGTCACCTTCTGTTGACACCACCCGTGGCAATCCAAGAAGTGGGAACGGTGGATCATCAGGATGGCAGCAAAGCCGGATTCCAAGAGCTTCGGCAACCGGAACGACCTCTTCCAGAAAGGCAGTTAGGTTGGCGCGAAGCTGGTCAGAAGATAGCGTTCCATAGCTGCGCAGTAGCGTGTGAAAATCGTCAAAGCTGAGTTCTTGATTGGCCCCCGGCAACCCCATCGTGATATTGGCGGCCAAACGGCGGTGATCTTTATCACTCATCTGCTGGTAGCGGGCGCGCGCAGCTTCGACGACAGCTTCCGGGAAACCTTCCGCAGCGCCATGACGCGCCAGAACAAAGATATCAAAGGCGGCAAAGTCTATCCAATCGAACCGCATACAATTCGCACCTGTCGGGGTGACATGCGCAGGATCGGTGCGGGTCCAGTCAAGAACGGGCATGAAGTTATAGCAAACGACCTGCAAACCGCTTTTGGCAAGGTTCTTTAGGCTGTCTTTGTAGGCCTGAATGTGCGCCCGCCAGTCGCCGCTTTGCTTCTTAATCTCTTCGGATACCGGCAGGCTTTCCACAACGTCCCACGCCAGCCGCGAAGGCGATCCATCACTTCGCCGTGCCACTTCGGCCTGACGTTTGCCGATCTCTTCAACGCTCCAAACGGCACCATTGGGAATATGATGCAATGCCGTGACAATACCCGTCGCCCCCGCTTGCTCGACTTCCTCGATTGCAATTGCATCTGCTGGTCCGAACCAACGCCATGTCTGTTTCATATGCGCGCCTCATAGCCATAGGCCCGGCGCGGCAGGTTGTATGTCAGATCCTTTGCGACGATCGCGGCTTCATCTTCGGGCAGCCGATGCTCGACCACTTGTTTGGCAAGAAAAGCGCAATCGACCCTGCGGGCCATGTCATGGCGCGCCGCGATCGCAGACAGGGCGCGGGTGTCATCGTTGAAACCCACGGTGTTGTAATAACCCGCAGTTTCGGTTGTTACCTCGCGGTAGCGCATCATGCCGTCCGGGCTGTCGAAAAACCACCATGCCGGGCCAAGGCGCAAACAGGGATAAGCCGCGGCCAAGGGTGCCAGCTCGCGACCATAGGCGGTTTCATCCAACGTAAACAGGATCACCGTCAGCCGTGGGTCATGCCCATGCGCGTTCAACAGCGGACGCAGGGCCTCGACAAAGTCGGTTGGGCCGGGAATGTCGAACCCTCTATCCGCGCCGTGCCGATTAAAGACCATACTGCTGTGGTTGCGGCGCGACCCGGAATGAATTTGCATCACAAGTCCGTCTTCCAGGCTCATCCGCGCCATCTCGGTCAGCATCTGCGCGCGGAAAAGCTCTTTGTCTTCAGCGCTTGCGCCAGCTTTCAAAACCCGGCCAAGCAAAGCTCTGCAGTCATCAA
It includes:
- a CDS encoding tripartite tricarboxylate transporter permease produces the protein MLNTPAILNAFATALSPEYLLITLWATVLGIIIGMLPGLTATMGLALLTTLTFQMESFQAITALLGLYVGAIYGGSRTAIILNMPGTPASAATSLDGYPLARQSRAREALGLATIGSFFGTMVGVVLLLFTAPILATYALKFGTYEYFWLALFGVVISGRLTALNDPLKGWIAGFLGLLFAMAGQEQVFAYARFSFGIQDLTGGISLIPAMVGAFGLVEILSSISNNQKPKISENKGRLLPKAREVAQNAGTIGRSGIAGTLMGLIPGVGEDIGAWVSYAIAKRFSRTKEMFGRGSTEGLIAAETGNSAAVPGAIIPVLTLAIPGSAPSAVLLAALVIHGVQPGPMIMFTSADMVYGIVAAITLAACVMTVAGVMLTTPLLAVLRIPRERLLPVIFVLCTVGAFAIAARPFDVWTMLGFGVLGFILKQMDYPMAPLVLGLVLGDLLDKSLRRGLNLSEGSLEPFLTRPISAFLAIATLMSLALLLVPTLRRIAKRNNR
- a CDS encoding tripartite tricarboxylate transporter TctB family protein, with protein sequence MNNHALDRLTGIFFVALGLAVVAGSWVMPRFEAQGASPYLAPGLTPGLIGIALGICGLILALRTKREDGAERSYWNTVIGTASNRNRAFAALALTLVYGAVLFGNVHFVLATFLFVFAFVCTFEVILKSEGSTHRAISTLIAAALLALVTSFGSYYVFQNLFLVRLP
- a CDS encoding tripartite tricarboxylate transporter substrate binding protein, whose translation is MGYKRTLTGAVAAAFLAGPALAEWPEKPIQLIVPWGAGGATDQVTRVVAAELGDALGQSVVVVNQPGASGSLGSQAAWDAPHDGYTWTAGAAKDLGTYGVTGMMDTSIKDWDLYLNSALASVISVPANSDIDNLDDFVAALKAGGIKVGTSGVNSAGHSAIEALSGAVDGSYIHASYDGGSAAVLSTVSGETDATTQLISEQIDMLRAGQLKPIAILSDTDADVPGVGNIPSVLAALPDVPVAPIYFGVFVPGDVPEEVSSRMEKAWAGLAESAALTEYTEGRGSLLTVHAGNEAQEKVWPSIQINAWMLHDAGNSATSPEDLGIPRP
- a CDS encoding Gfo/Idh/MocA family oxidoreductase, yielding MSIRFAALGLDHRHIYGMSQGMIDAGCDFAGFWTDGNPQPIAGFIKRFPNVPRAADLDTILNDKSIDLVLIAAPPAERARLSLAAMQHGKDVMLDKPGCLTLDELSQIEATIEQTGRIWSVNFSERFEVPATTLADQLLGEGRIGKLVHVLSQGPHRLNAQTRPDWFWEPSEYGGLLGDIGTHQIDQFLHFARADTCEVTRATVGNMATPDHPAFQDFGEMNLSAGDVQGYVRLDWFTPDAAPNWGDGRLILTGTEGFIEVRKYMDIAGQPGTDHVFLVNGTTCERIGASRAGTPYFANLVYDIEHRTETSCPQHRTVTVMRLAIEAQAIAHKLGGLSGNI
- a CDS encoding Gfo/Idh/MocA family oxidoreductase, encoding MSNPPIKLVVIGLGMASKPHLAALKQLAPGVEVLGVYARSPERRAQVSQASGWPAFDSLADIAASDADGAILITPPNGRTESVAALAQAGKAILTEKPVERDLARATKIVELCETAGVPLGLVLQHRFRAGAEALSALIASGKAGRVNMVRVTLPWWRDQTYYDQPGRGRYDVDGGGVLLTQAIHVLDLMLSLTGPVSEVSAMTATTDLHRMEAEDFATAGLRFESGAIGSVVATTSAFPGDAETLILDCEHASLQLTAGELVVHWRDGRTETVGEVTGTGGGSDPMDFPCDWHRDLIADFAEALRQGRPPRITGREALHVHRLIYAIERSARSGSVAQVEVEA
- a CDS encoding mannitol dehydrogenase family protein yields the protein MTRIVHIGPGAFHRAHQAIYTEDAADGWQITGVSLRSADFADALIKQNGRYTLVTRGTDGIEYRQVTAMSKALAIANGRGPVLDALTQADTRIISLTITEKGYAPPFDASSAITLLVQALQMRKDAGRPGVTLLSCDNLTDNGAVLQKAVTGAAPSDLADWIAAHVRFPSTMVDRITPATTAELRAEVAEQAGWADEIPVETEAFSQWVIEDNFAAGRPDWEHAGAELVPDVAPYEQMKLRMLNGAHSMLAYCGHLTGKVYVRDVMADPALAALVARHMDAAAATLDPGTGLNPSAYRDQLLTRFRNPHIAHKTYQIAMDGSQKMPQRMFAPAQDAVRRGQDVTPFSFATACWLHYLGGRTDAGDAYALRDPREAELAALPSHPKDRVDALFALPDLLPAALAADPDFRAKTAAYLLAITQHGLMATTKEDAHV
- the uxuA gene encoding mannonate dehydratase, yielding MKQTWRWFGPADAIAIEEVEQAGATGIVTALHHIPNGAVWSVEEIGKRQAEVARRSDGSPSRLAWDVVESLPVSEEIKKQSGDWRAHIQAYKDSLKNLAKSGLQVVCYNFMPVLDWTRTDPAHVTPTGANCMRFDWIDFAAFDIFVLARHGAAEGFPEAVVEAARARYQQMSDKDHRRLAANITMGLPGANQELSFDDFHTLLRSYGTLSSDQLRANLTAFLEEVVPVAEALGIRLCCHPDDPPFPLLGLPRVVSTEGDYLRLTGAVDSPSNGITLCSGSLGVNPDVDLPGMMERLGDKVHFLHLRNVTREETRFPGSFHEAAHLEGSTDMVALLQAVIAEEKQRKGAERSDWSIPMRPDHGHAMAIDMHRKQQPGYPLVGRLRGLAELRGVIAALGGDLQ